The nucleotide sequence GCCGGAGTCGGGCTTCGGCTTTGTGATCGGCTGCCATGCGAAGGGCAACCGGCTCGTCGTCGTCATGGACCGCACTGGTCCGGACCAAGGAACCGGGCGCAATCGGCCACGGCCGCCACGCGAGCCGCTCCCGGAGGGGCGCCGGCCGAGCGCCGGGCGCGCCGACGCGAGTCGCCGGTTCCGGGCAGCGTGTGCCGAGGCCCACCGGCTCAGAGAGCAGGCACGCTCAGCGCCGCCGTGTGTCCAGACCTGTGTCCGGACACCGGTCAATCCGTGTCCATGGCCCCGCTGATCCGCACCGAGGGCCAGCCAGCACCGGGCCGACGCCGGCTCGAGAGCGGCCCTGACCTGCATCGACGCAGTCCGAGAAGTCGGACGCGGAGCGGTGGGAGTGAGGTTCGGGCCGTCTGATCCGTAGTCAGATGCTCTATCCGTTGAGCTACGGGCGCCCGTCACGCCGAAGCGCAACGAGAGAGGAGACTACCGGACCCTCGCCGTCCACCAGAAATCGGCCCCTCGACGCCCCCCGTGCACCCTCCCGGGGCGGTGCGTGCCGACCACGTGTGCGGCCGGCCGCCCCGCCCGACTCAGTAGGCGACGGCGAGGTGCCCGCGCCGGGGCGAGTCGGCCTCGATCTCGTCGAGGAGCGCGGCCGCGAAGTCGGCGCCCCCGATCGCCGTCCGCCCGTCCTCGTCGGTGAGGACGAAGCCGTCGTCGGTGACGCGGTAGCTGCCGGTGCGCTCGCCCGGCACGTGCGCGCCGAACTCCATGCCCGGGGAGAGGAAGGACCAGCGCAGGTCGTCGGTGCGGGCCAGGAGGTCCTGGAGCACGTCGTTCATCTGCGTGGCCTCGCGGACGAGGGCAGCGACCTGCTCCGGCGGGATGCCGTCGACCGGACCCATGCCCTCCTCGATGACGCGGGGACCGCCGGCGGTGCGCCGCAGGGAGCTGAACCCGCCGACGACGTAGAGCTCGCCACCGGCCTGCGCGACGTGGTCCGCGACGGCGCGGTCGACCGCACCGAGCTGCCCGTCCAGACCGCCCCTCGGCGAGAGCGCCGACACGACGACCGAGGCATCGGCGAGGACCTCCTCGAGGGCTGCCGGATCGGCGACGTCGACGGCGCGGTACTCGGCGCCGTCGAGGCCACCCCCCTCGGGGGCCGTGGCGCTGCGGCTGACGACGACGACGCGGTGGCCGCGGGACGCGGCCTCGTCGACGATGTGGCGTCCGGCGAAGCCGGTCCCGCCGAGGACGGTGATGGTGGTGGTCATCTGTTCTCCTGGGTCGCGCGCAGCACGGTGCCGCGCTCGGTTGCTGCCGTGCACCGGCGTGGTCGGTGCCCGGGCGGAGGAGGACGTGGGCGCCGTAGCATGCCCGGCACACCGCGTCCGCCTGCCGGTGTCGGACGACCCAACGCACGCTAACTTGAGGATGTTCCTCAACTTAGGAGAACGATGCCCCGCGCCCCCCGCCGCGACGCCGCGCGCAACGCGGAGCGCCTGCGCGAGGCGGCGGTCCGGGTCTTCCGGGCCTCCGGCACGAACGCGCCGCTCGAGGAGGTCGCGGCCGCCGCCGGGCTGAGCATCGGCACGCTCTACAACCACTTCCCGGGCCGCGACCAGCTGCTCGCGGCGATCCTCCCGGCGGCCGCCGACGAACAGCTCCGCCGGATCGCGGCTGCGGTCGGCGAGGGGACGGCGACCGACCGGCTGGCGCGCTACCTCACCGAGGTGCTGGCGGTGCAGGCCTCCGACCGACTGCTCTCCGATGCGCTCGCCGACCCCGAGCGACTACCGCCCGAGGCCGCCTCGTCCTGCGAGGACGTCCTGACACTCGGGGAGGGCCTCCTCGACGAGGCGCGCGCCGAGGACCCGAGCCTGCTCCTCGACCGCGAGACGCTCCGGGCGCTCGTCGTCACCAACGCGCTGGCGCAGAGGGCCGGCACCCCGCCCGGGTGGGAGCGGCTCGTGCACGCGCTCGCCACCGCCCACGCCGCCCACGGCTGACGCCACCCGCCTGTACGCCGACCTTCCCGCCCCTCAGGCGTCGTCGGCCTCGCCGGACCGCGGCCCGTGCTCGTCGGCGAGGTGCCGGGTGACGACCTCGGCCACCTCGGCGAGGGTGTCGAGCTGCTCAGGGGTGAGGAGGTCGACGAAGCAGTGCCGCACCGCAGCCAGGTGAGCGGGCGCGGCGGCCTCGATGGCCCGCTCGCCCTCGGCCGTCAGGTGGACGTCGAAGCCGCGGGCGTCCCCGGCGCAGGCCCGCCGCTCGACCGTCCCGCGCCCCTCCATCCGAGCCACCTGGCGCGAGAGCCGGCTCCGCTCCCACCCGAGCGCACACCCGAGGTCGCGGAACCGGACCGCCCCCTCCGGCGCCTCCGAGAGCGCGACGAGGACGGCGTAGTCGGCCTCGGTGAGGTCCGAGGCCCGGGCCAGCTCACGCCCGAGGTGCGCCGTGAGACCGGACCGCAGCGCATGGAACCCGCGCCAGGCCCGCTCCTCCCGCTCGTCGAGCCATCGCGTCTCCATCCCCCGATGCTACCGCTTGTTGACATATCAACAAGCGGCCCCTACCGTCGTTGTCATGTCAACTAACGCCGAACTCGTCGGCCCGCACCCCCGGTCGGCCGGAGCCCCCGCCGGGATGGTGGGCACCCAGCTCGTGAGCGGAGGCCGGATGGCCGACGGGCGGCCGAGCGGCCCGCTCTTCTACTGGTCGGACACCCACTTCACCCGGGACTTCGAGTTCGGGCTCCACCCGCACCAGGGCTTCGAGATCATGTCGGTCGTCCTCGAGGGCACGACACGTCACTACGACACGGCCACGCAGGAGTGGGCGGGCCTGGCCACCGGAGACCTGGAGGTCATGGCGACCGGCTCGGGCATCTCGCACGTCGAGCAGGCCGCGGCCGGCACGCGGGTCTTCTCCATCTGGTTCGACCCCGACCTCACCACCGCCCTGACCGAACCTCCGCGCTACACCCTCGCGGCCGGGGCCGCCGCCGTGACCGGCGGAGCGGACCCGGCGCCCACGATCGCCGACCTCGTCGGCGGGCGCGCCCCCGTCGACCCCCGCACCGGCGGGCTCGCCGTCCAGCGGCTCACGGTGCCCGGGGGCCGTCGCGGCGAGATCGCGCTCGGCGCCGGCCGACGGGGCGTGGCGTACGTGCTCGGCGGGCACGGGTCGGTCAACGACCTCGAGGTCCACGGCGGCGACGTGCTCGACACCGGCACGGACGAGGTCGTCACGGTCGGGGGCCGCGAGGCGACCGACGTCTTCGTCGTCTCCTTCCCCGCCAGCACGCCATACACGCCCCTGCGCTCGCAGTGACCACTCACCCACCCCCGCACCGACAGACCGGAGACCGCACCATGACCAGCATCGGGATCGTCCTCGGCAGCACCCGCGAAGGACGCCGCGGCGACCAGGTCGCCGCCTGGGTCCACGAGGTCGGCGCGCGCCGCACCGACGCCACCTTCGAGGTCGTCGACCTGCGCGACCACCCGCTCCCCCACCTCGGGGAGCCCGCCGCCCCGGAGGACGCGGCACGGCACGCCGAACAGCGCTCGCGCTGGTCCGCGACCATCGCCGGTTTCGACGGCTTCGTCCTCGTGACGCCCGAGTACAACCACAGCACCTCGGGCGTGCTCAAGAACGCGCTCGACCACCTGCAGGCCGAGTGGCACGACAAGGCCGTCGGCATCGTGTCGTACGGCGGGGTCGGGGGCGCCCGCGCGGCCGAGCACCTGCGGCTCATCGCCGGCGAGCTCCAGATGGCCGACGTCCGCCAGCAGGTCCCGCTCTCGCTCATGACCGAGTTCGGCGCCGACTTCGCGACCCTCACGCCGGGCGAGTACAACCAGCAGGCGCTCAGCACGCTCCTCGACCAGGTGGTCGCGTGGAGCACCGCGCTGGCCCCTCTGCGCGGGAAGGCCTCTGCTGCAGCCTGACCGGTCAGGCCTCTTGCCGCGCGCCGTCGTCGGCCTGCTCCCGCAGGCCGGTGGCGGCCGCGGCCATGTGGGCGGAGAGCACGCGGCGGGCGACGTCGGGGTCGCCTCCCTTGAGCGCGTCGACGATCGGCTGGTGGTGACTGCGGGCCATGAGCCCCGCCGCCGCCTCCTCAGGGGCGGCGAGCACGGTGATCCGCATGAGGTCCTTGATGCTCGACCACATCGCGACCAGCGTCGCGTTGCCCGAGGCCCGGCACAGGGCCTCGTGCCAGCCGAGGTCGAGCTCGAAGCGCTCCGCCGCCGAGGCCCCGGCGCCGGCCTCCGGGAGCCGGCGCTCGAGGTCGGCGACCAGCTCCGCGGCGTCCGGTGCGGCGAGGACGGCGACGACCGCCTGCCCCTCGAGCGCGGCCCGCACCTCGTAGAGCTCGGCGATCTCTCGCGCCCCGAGCCGGCGCACCCGCAGGCTCAGCCGCCCCGCACCCTCGACGAGGCCGCTGTTCTGCAGCGCCCGCAGGGCCTCGCGCACGGTGCCCCGGCTCACGCCGAACTCGGCGGCCAGGTCGACCTCGGCGAGCTTGTGGCCGGGCGCGAAGGTGCCGTCGAGGATCGCCGCGCGCAGCTGGTCCAGCACCTGCTCGCGCAGCGTCCGGTTGACGATCGTCAGCGCCATGGGTCCTCCTCCGTCGGTGACCCCGGCCAGGGGCGCACGCGCACATTCTGACAGTCGAGTCTTGACTGTTAACTGTTAACAGTTAACACTGGCCGATGTCGCACACTGGGGTGCGGCCTCGGACGGAAGGCACGACGCCATGACCACGACTCCGGACACCCGGCTCGCCCTGCGCGGCCCGGTCCACGGCACGGGCAGCGAACGGAGGGTGGCGTTCGGGTCCACCGCCGGCGCGGTCATCGAGGCCTACGACTTCATCGGCTTCGGCACGGCTGCGGCCCTCTACTTCGGGACGGTGTTCTTCCCGAACGAGGACCCGCTGCTCGGCACCCTTGCCTCCTTCGCGACGCTCGGCGTCGGGTTCGTCGCCCGCCCCCTCGGCGGCATCATCGGTGGCCACCTCGGCGACCGCATCGGGCGCAAACCGGTGCTCGTCGCCTCGCTCATCGTCATGGGCCTGGCCACCGTGCTCATCGGCTGCCTGCCGACGCACGCCCAGGTCGGCGTGCTCGCGCCGGCCCTCCTCGTCGCCATCCGCATCGTCCAGGGCCTGGCCTACGGGGCCGAGTGGGGCGGCGCGATCCTCATGACCTACGAGCACGCCCCCTGGACCCAGCGCGGCAAGTTCACCGGCTTCGTCCAGTCCGGCTTCCCCGTCGGCCTGCTGCTCGCCAACCTCGCCTTCCTCGCGTCGGTCAACCTCCCCGGCGACTGGAAGTGGCGAGTTCCCTTCCTGCTCAGCGCGGTCCTCGTCATCGTCGGGCTCATCATCCGCTCGAAGGTGCCCGAGTCCCCCGTCTTCGAGGAGGTCAAGGAGTCCGGCGACCTCGTCCGCAACCCCGTCAAGCAGGTCATCGTCGAGGACTGGCGCAACATCCTGCGCGGCATCGGCCTGCGCGTCGCCGAGACCGCCGGCTACGCCATCGCGATCACCTACATGATCAGCTACCTGCACAGCACCGAGCTCGCGACCTCCGGCGAGACCATCCTCGCCCTGTGCATCGCCTCCGCCATCGGCATCGGCGCCACGGCCGGCTGGGCCGCGCTCACCGACCGCATCGGCCGCCGGCCGCTCTACGTGTGGGTGACGGTCTTCAACTGCGCGTGGGCGATCCCGATGTTCCTGCTCGTCAACACCGGCCTCTTCGCCGTCGTCGTCGTGACGATCGTCGTCAGCTACTGCATCAGCCAGAACGCGCTCGCCGGGGCGCAGGGCGCCTGGTTCCCCGAGCTCTTCAAGGCCAACACCCGCTCCTCGGGGGCCTCCCTCGCCTACCAGGTGTCCGCGATGGTCTCGGGGGTCACGCCCTTCCTCACCACGCTGCTCTACATCCGGTTCGGGTGGGTCGGACCCGCCCTCCTCTTCCTCGCCTACTCGGCGATCGGCCTGGCCGCGACCCTCGTGACCCGCGAGACGTGGGGTCCGGCCGAGCGCGCCGAGGCCGCCCGCGTCACCGCCGCCACCCCCCGGGAGGCGGGCGGCGCCACGGTCGCCCCCGCCGTCGTCGCGGAGGTGAGCGGCCGATGACCACCACGACCACGACCGCCGCGAGCGCCGTCGACGCACAGCGCCTCGAGCACGTGCGCCAGGTCGCCCACGACATCCGGATGGGGGTGCTCGAGCAGGGCGAGGCGCAGGGCGAGGGCTACGTCGGCCAGGCCCTGGGTATCGCCGACGTCCTCGCCGGCCTCTACGGCGACACCCTGCGACTGCGCCCGGAGGACCCGGAGTGGGAGGAGCGCGACCTGTTCCTCCTCTCCATCGGCCACTACGCGCTGGCGCTCTACTCGGCGCTCGCCGCCGCCCGGGTCATCCCGCGCGAGGAGCTGCTCACCTACGCGGCCGACGGGTCGCGGCTGCCGATGTCCGGGATGAAGACCTACACGCCGGGGATGGAGATCTCCGGCGGGTCGCTCGGGCACGGCCTCGGCCAGGCCGTCGGCATGGCGCTCGGGCTGCGCCTGCGCGGGCAGCACGAGCGGCGGGTCGTCAACCTGCTCTCCGACGGCGAGCTCAACGAGGGCTCGACGTGGGAGGCCGCGATGTCGGCCGCGCACTGGCGGCTCGGCAACCTCGTCGCCCTCGTCGACCTCAACGGCCTCCAGGCCGACGGTCGGACCGAGGACGTCCTGCGGCTGGAGCCGCAGGAGGACCGCTGGGCCTCCTTCGACTGGCGGGTCCTGCGCATCGACGGCAACGACCTGCACCAGGTGCTCGGGGCCCTCGACGCCGCCACCGCCGTCGCGGCGCCGGAGGGGACGCCGACCGTCATCCTCTGCGACACCCGGCTCGCGCACGGCGTCCCCGTGCTCGAGGCCAAGGACAAGCTCCACTTCCTGCGCGTCGCCCCCGAGGAGTGGCCCGTCGCCAAGGACCAGCTGACCGCACGACACGAGGGAGAGCAGCGATGAGCACCACCACCGTCCAGCGGTCCGCGGCGATGATCGCCTCGATCGCCGACCCCGGCGTCCCGACGACCCCGGCCCCCTTCGGGCACACCCTCGCCGCGCTCGCGGACGAGGACCCGCGCCTCGTCGGGCTGACCGCCGACCTCGCGAAGTACACCGACATGCACGTCTTCGCCCAGGCCCACCCGGACCGGTACTTCGAGATGGGGATGGCCGAGCAGCTCCTCGTCGGCGCCGCCGCCGGGATGGCCGCCGTCGGCCTCGTGCCCTTCGCGAGCACCTACTCGGTCTTCGCCACCCGGCGGGCCTACGACTTCCTCTGCCTCGACGCCGCGGAGCCCGGCCTCAACGTCAACATCGTCGCGGCGCTGCCCGGCCTGACGACCGGGTACGGCCCCTCGCACCAGGCCACCGAGGACGTCGCCATCCTCCGCGGGATGCCGGACCTGACGATCTTCGACCCGGCCGACGCGGTCGACGTCGAGGCGCTGGTCCCGGCCGCCGTCGCGCTCCCGGGCCCGACCTACACGCGGCTGCTGCGCGGCCAGGTGCCGCGCATCCTCGACCGCTACGACTACACCTTCGAGGTCGGCAAGGCCAAGGTGGTGCGTCCCGGTGACGACGCCGTCATGGTCTCCTCGGGCCTGATGACGATGCGGGCGCTCCTCGCGGCCGAGGAGCTCGCGAGCCGCCACGGCATCGAGATGTCGGTCGTCCACTGCGCGACGATCAAGCCCTTCGACGAGGAGACGGTCGTCCGCGAGGTCACCTCCGGCCGGCCGGCCTTCACCGCCGAGAACCACAGCGTCGTCGGCGGCCTCTTCGAGGCGACGGCCGGCGCGCTCGTCCGCCGCGGCGCCGCGGCGAAGGTCCGGCCGATCGGCCTGCCCGACGCGTTCCTCGACGCCGGCGCGCTGCCCACCCTCCACGACCGCTACGGCCTGTCGACGACCTCCGTCGTCGCGCGGGTCCTCGACGAGCTCCGCTGAGCCCGAGGGAGTCCCGACCATGAACCCCACCCACCCGACCGCGCGCACCGCGGTCGTCACCGGCGCCGCCTCCGTGCGGGGCATCGGCTTCCACACCGCCGCCCGCTTCGTCCGCGAGGGCTGGGCCGTCGTCCTGCTCGACGTCGACGAGGCCGGCCTGGCCCGGGCCGCCGAGGCCCTGCGGGAGACCGACGCGTCGGCGCGCGTCGAGACCCACGCGCTCGACGTCACCGACCCGTCCGCCGTCCGGGCCGTCGCCGACGCCGTCGCCTCCGGCCCGCTCCCCCCGGTCGGCGCCCTGTGCAACATCGCCGGCATCCCCAGCCCCGCGTCCTTCCTCGAGGTGAGCCTCGAGGAGTGGGACCGGGTGCTCGCGGTCAACCTCACCGGCCCGTTCCTCCTCTCCCAGGCCTTCGCCCCGCAGATGGTCGAGGCGGGCTACGGCCGGGTCGTCAACATGTCGTCGGTCACCGCGCAGCACGGCGGCGGGGTCTTCTCCAAGACCGCCTACGCGGCCGCCAAGGCCGGGGTGCTCGGCCTGACCCGTGGCATGGCCCGCGAGCTCGCGGAGCACGGCATCACCGTCAACGCGGTCGCCCCGGGGGTCGTCGACACCGACATCCGCACCGGCAGCGACGAGGAGACCGAGCGCGCGCTCGCCGCCGCCGTGCCGCTGCGTCGGCAGGCCCGGCCGCAGGAGGTGGCCGCCCTCTGCGTCTGGCTCGCCAGCGAGGACGCCGGCTACATCACCGGGACGACGCAGAGCATCAACGGCGGCACCTACGTCGCCTGAGCGGGCGCGGCCTCCGTCGCCACCCCACCGGGCCCCCTTGTGAAGGATTTCACAAGGGGGCCCGGTCGTGGCCTCTCGACCCCCGCGCACGGCGGTCCTACGGTGGAGGTGAGGCCCTGAGCGATGGGCCGCCGAGGTTCCTTCCCGACAGCGTCGAGAGCCCGTCGCCCGGTGACCGACCCCACCCGGTAGCGGCGGAAGGACCCGCGATGACCACCACGACCAGCACCCTCCCCCGGACCACCCATCCCGACCTGCAGTCCTGGGTCGACGAGGTGGCCGCCCTCACGCAGCCGGACGAGGTGGTGTGGTGCGACGGCTCGCGCGAGGAGTGGGACCGCCTGACCACGCGGCTCGTCGACGCCGGCACCTTCGTCCGCCTCGACGAGCGCCGCAAGCCCGACTCCTTCCTCTGCCAGTCGGACCCGACCGACGTCGCCCGCGTCGAGGACCGCACCTTCATCGCCTCCGAGCGCGAGGAGGACGCCGGCCCGACGAACAACTGGGTCGCCCCGGCCGAGCTCAAGGCCACGATGACCGAGCTCTACCGCGGCTCGATGCGCGGCCGGACGATGTACGTCATCCCCTTCGTCATGGGCCACCTCGAGGCGACCGTGCCGATGTTCGGCGTCGAGATCACCGACTCCGCGTACGTCGTGACGAACATGCGGATCATGGCGCGCATCGGCACCCCGGTGCTGCGGGCGATGGAGGAGCGGCGGGCATCGTTCGTCAAGGGCCTGCACTCGGTCGGCGCCCCGCTCGCGCCCGGCCAGGAGGACGTGCCCTGGCCGTGCAGCACGACGAAGTACATCGCCCACTTCCCCGAGACCCGCGAGATCTGGTCCTACGGGAGCGGCTACGGCGGCAACGCCCTCCTGGGCAAGAAGTGCTACGCCCTGCGCATCGCCTCGGCGATGGCGCGCGACGAGGGCTGGATGGCCGAGCACATGCTCATCCTCAAGCTCACCTCCCCGGAGGGCCGCGTCCACTACGTCGCCGGCGCCTTCCCCAGCCAGTGCGGCAAGACCAACCTCGCGATGATCGAGCCGACCCTGCCGGGCTGGTCCGCCGAGATGGTCGGTGACGACATCGCGTGGATGCGCTTCGGCCCCGACGGCCGCCTCTACGCCGTCAACCCCGAGTTCGGGCTCTTCGGCGTCGCCCCCGGCACCGGCATGCACACCAACCCGCAGGCCGTGCGCACCATCGAGAAGGGCCACTCGATCTTCACCAACGTCGCCCTGACCGACGACGGCGACGTCTGGTGGGAGGGCCTGACCGAGGCCCCGCCCTCGCACCTCACCGACTGGAAGGGCAACGACTGGACGCCGGAGTCCGGCGTCCCGAGCAGCCACGCCAACAGCCGGTTCACGACCCCCGCGCAGCAGACCCCGATGATGGCTGCCGAGTACGACAACCCCGACGGCGTGCCGATCGACGCGATCCTCTTCGGCGGCCGCCGGAAGACGACCGTCCCCCTCGTCTACGAGTCCCGCGACTGGACGCACGGCGTCTTCGTCGGCGCGACCCTGTCGTCCGAGACGACCGCCGCCGCCACCGGCGCCGTCGGCGTCGTGCGCCGCGACCCGATGGCGATGCTCCCCTTCATCGGCTACCACGTCGGCGACTACATGCAGCACTGGCTCGACATCGGCGCCCAGGCCGACCCCGCGAAGCTCCCGAAGATCTTCCAGGTCAACTGGTTCCGCCGCGACGAGGAGGACGGCTCCTTCCTCTGGCCGGGCTACGGCGACAACGCCCGCGTCCTCAAGTGGGTCGTCGAGCGCCTCGACGGCACCGCCGACGCCGTGCCGACACCGGTCGGCCTCGTCCCGGCCCCCGGGGCGATCGACACGACGGGGATGGACCCGGCCGCCGCCGCCAAGGTCGACCGCGCCCTGCGCGTCGACCCGGAGGACTGGAAGGCCGAGCTCCCGCTCATCAGGGAGTGGTTCGCCACCATCGGCGACCGGCTGCCGGCCGCGCTCACCGACGAGCTCGCCGCCCTCGAGGAGCGGGTCGAGCAGGCCTGAGCCACAGCGCAGGACAGGGCCACAGCGCAGGACAGGGCCCCGCCGGCATGCGCTCCGGCGGGGCCCTGCCGTGCCGTCAGGTGGTGGGCGCGGTGCCGTTCGCGTCGCCGGGGTCGCTCGAGGTCCCGCCCTGCTGACCGGGCTGTCCCTGCTGCCCCTGCTGACCGGGGACGCCGCCCCGGTCGCCGTCACCGTCGCGGTCCCCGAAGCCCCGACCGCCGTCACGGTCGCCGTGGTGGTCGCCGTCGCGGTCACCGAAGCCCTGGCCCGGCTGGCCCCCGGGGCCACCACCCGGGAAGCGGCCCTGGCCGAACCCGCCACGGCCGGCGTCGGACTGCGCGATGGCGGCGGTCGCCCCGGCCGCCCCGAGGGCGCCGATGACGAGGGCCGCCACGAGCGCGGCGACCGTGCGCGGGCCGGACCACCGGGAGGGGGTGCCCCAGCCGGCCCACGGACGACGCCACGCGAAGCCGTCGGCGGCGGCCGGCGACGACGCGGGAGCCGCCTCGCTCGCCGCAGGAGCCGCGTCGGTCGCGGCCGGCACCCACCCGGCAGCGGGCGGGACCGGCCGGGCCGGGTCAACCTCCGAGGTGGCCCACGCCGGCGACGGCGCGGCGGGGGCCGGGGGCATCTCGTGCGTCTCTGCGGCCGTCGGCAGGGCCGCGGTCTCGTCGGCCGGGGTCGGCCGGGCGGCAGGGGAACCGGGCGTCACGGGGTCGTGCTCGTCGCGGCGCTCGCTCATCGGGGTCTCCTTCGTCGTACGGGTGGCTGCGTGCACGGTGGCACCACCGGCTGTCACGAACCTGTGGCGCCGCCAGCACCCGGCTGGCAGGGTGGGGACGTGGCGCACAGGAACCGCACAGGTGACGCATCGGGACGACCCAGCCGTGCCGCACAGACTGGGCGCATGCCGACCCGCCAGCAGCCTGCCCCCGCGCCCGCCCTGACGCGCCTCGACGGCAGTGCCGTGCGCGTCCTCGTCGTCGACGACGAGCAGAACCTCACCGAGCTGCTGTCGATGGCGCTGCGCTACGAGGGCTGGGAGGTCCGCAGCGCCGCGAGCGGCATCCAGGCGGTGCGCGCGGCCAAGGAGTTCGGCCCGGACGCGGTCGTCCTCGACATGATGCTCCCCGACTTCGACGGGATGGAGGTCCTGCGGCGGATGCGCGCCGTCGACCCCAACGTCCCCGTCCTCTTCCTCACCGCGAAGGACGCCGTCGAGGACCGCGTCGCCGGCCTGACCGCCGGCGGCGACGACTACGTGACCAAGCCGTTCAGCCTCGAGGAGGTCGTCGCCCGGCTGCGGGCCCTCATGCGGCGCACCGCGATCGCCGCCGTCGACAGCGACTCGGTGCTCGTCGTCGGCGACCTGACCCTCGACGAGGACAGCCACGAGGTGACGCGCGGCGGGGTCGAGGTGCAGCTGACCGCCACCGAGTTCGAGCTGCTGCGCTATCTCATGCGCAACCCGAAGCGGGTGCTGTCCAAGGCGCAGATCCTCGACCGCGTGTGGAACTACGACTTCGGCGGGCAGGCCAACGTCGTCGAGCTCTACATCTCCTACCTGCGCAAGAAGATCGACGTCGGCCGCGCCCCGATGATCCACACGATGCGCGGCGTCGGGTACGTCCTCAAGCCGGCCGAGTGAGCCGATGACACCGTCCCTGCGGATGCCCGGAGCCGCGACCCGGCCCTCGCGCTGGACGCTGCGCACGCAGCTGATCTCGTCCGTCCTGGTCCTCTTCACCCTCGTCATGCTCGTGACGAGCGCCCTGACCGTCGTCGAGACCAAGCGCTACCTCGACGGGCAGCTGAGCCAGGACCTCCAGAGCGCCCTGTTCCGTGCCGGCGACCGCCGTGGCGTCTTCGACGACGACAACGACGGGCGAGGCCCCGGCGACGGCCAGCCGCCCGGCGCACCCGGCAGCGACCGCACCCTCGTCCTCGGGCTGACGGCGTCCGGCACGGTCGCCACCGACGCCCGCGGCTACCCCCTCAACCAGGTCGTCACGCGCTCGAACACCGACGGCACGCTGAGCGCCGACGAGATCCGGCAGCTCACGGCGGCCGTCGAGGGCGGCGAGCCGGTGCGCGTCTCCCTCGGGCACGACCTCGGCGAGTACCTCGTGACCTCGCGCAGCCTCGGCGACGGCGGGACCTTCGTCGTCGGTGTCTCGACCCGCCCCGTCGACGAGCTGCTCGGCAAGCTGCTCGCCCTCGTCATCGGCGGGACGGTCGTCGGCCTCGTCCTCGTCGGGGTGGGCGGTGCGGTCGTCGTGCGGCGCAGCCTCGCCCCGCTGGACCGGGTGGCCGCTACGGCCCGCCGCGTCTCGACCCTCCAGCTCGACTCCGGCGACGTCTCGCTCGCCGTCCGGGTGCCCGACCGCGACGCCGACCCGCGGACCGAGGTCGGCCAGGTCGGGCTGGCGCTCAACACGATGCTCGACGACGTCGAGCAGGCGCTGCAGTCCCGGCAGGAGAGCGAGATGCGGGTGCGCCGGTTCGTCGCCGACGCCTCGCACGAGCTGCGGACGCCGCTCGCGTCCATCCGCGGGTACGCCGAGCTGACCCGCCGCGAGCAGGACCCGGTGCCTCCCACCGTCACCCACGCCCTCGG is from Arthrobacter sp. NEB 688 and encodes:
- a CDS encoding TetR/AcrR family transcriptional regulator codes for the protein MPRAPRRDAARNAERLREAAVRVFRASGTNAPLEEVAAAAGLSIGTLYNHFPGRDQLLAAILPAAADEQLRRIAAAVGEGTATDRLARYLTEVLAVQASDRLLSDALADPERLPPEAASSCEDVLTLGEGLLDEARAEDPSLLLDRETLRALVVTNALAQRAGTPPGWERLVHALATAHAAHG
- a CDS encoding MFS transporter, translating into MTTTPDTRLALRGPVHGTGSERRVAFGSTAGAVIEAYDFIGFGTAAALYFGTVFFPNEDPLLGTLASFATLGVGFVARPLGGIIGGHLGDRIGRKPVLVASLIVMGLATVLIGCLPTHAQVGVLAPALLVAIRIVQGLAYGAEWGGAILMTYEHAPWTQRGKFTGFVQSGFPVGLLLANLAFLASVNLPGDWKWRVPFLLSAVLVIVGLIIRSKVPESPVFEEVKESGDLVRNPVKQVIVEDWRNILRGIGLRVAETAGYAIAITYMISYLHSTELATSGETILALCIASAIGIGATAGWAALTDRIGRRPLYVWVTVFNCAWAIPMFLLVNTGLFAVVVVTIVVSYCISQNALAGAQGAWFPELFKANTRSSGASLAYQVSAMVSGVTPFLTTLLYIRFGWVGPALLFLAYSAIGLAATLVTRETWGPAERAEAARVTAATPREAGGATVAPAVVAEVSGR
- a CDS encoding pirin family protein — its product is MSTNAELVGPHPRSAGAPAGMVGTQLVSGGRMADGRPSGPLFYWSDTHFTRDFEFGLHPHQGFEIMSVVLEGTTRHYDTATQEWAGLATGDLEVMATGSGISHVEQAAAGTRVFSIWFDPDLTTALTEPPRYTLAAGAAAVTGGADPAPTIADLVGGRAPVDPRTGGLAVQRLTVPGGRRGEIALGAGRRGVAYVLGGHGSVNDLEVHGGDVLDTGTDEVVTVGGREATDVFVVSFPASTPYTPLRSQ
- a CDS encoding NAD(P)H-binding protein yields the protein MTTTITVLGGTGFAGRHIVDEAASRGHRVVVVSRSATAPEGGGLDGAEYRAVDVADPAALEEVLADASVVVSALSPRGGLDGQLGAVDRAVADHVAQAGGELYVVGGFSSLRRTAGGPRVIEEGMGPVDGIPPEQVAALVREATQMNDVLQDLLARTDDLRWSFLSPGMEFGAHVPGERTGSYRVTDDGFVLTDEDGRTAIGGADFAAALLDEIEADSPRRGHLAVAY
- a CDS encoding MarR family transcriptional regulator produces the protein METRWLDEREERAWRGFHALRSGLTAHLGRELARASDLTEADYAVLVALSEAPEGAVRFRDLGCALGWERSRLSRQVARMEGRGTVERRACAGDARGFDVHLTAEGERAIEAAAPAHLAAVRHCFVDLLTPEQLDTLAEVAEVVTRHLADEHGPRSGEADDA
- a CDS encoding NAD(P)H-dependent oxidoreductase; the protein is MTSIGIVLGSTREGRRGDQVAAWVHEVGARRTDATFEVVDLRDHPLPHLGEPAAPEDAARHAEQRSRWSATIAGFDGFVLVTPEYNHSTSGVLKNALDHLQAEWHDKAVGIVSYGGVGGARAAEHLRLIAGELQMADVRQQVPLSLMTEFGADFATLTPGEYNQQALSTLLDQVVAWSTALAPLRGKASAAA
- a CDS encoding transketolase; the encoded protein is MTTTTTTAASAVDAQRLEHVRQVAHDIRMGVLEQGEAQGEGYVGQALGIADVLAGLYGDTLRLRPEDPEWEERDLFLLSIGHYALALYSALAAARVIPREELLTYAADGSRLPMSGMKTYTPGMEISGGSLGHGLGQAVGMALGLRLRGQHERRVVNLLSDGELNEGSTWEAAMSAAHWRLGNLVALVDLNGLQADGRTEDVLRLEPQEDRWASFDWRVLRIDGNDLHQVLGALDAATAVAAPEGTPTVILCDTRLAHGVPVLEAKDKLHFLRVAPEEWPVAKDQLTARHEGEQR
- a CDS encoding GntR family transcriptional regulator, which produces MALTIVNRTLREQVLDQLRAAILDGTFAPGHKLAEVDLAAEFGVSRGTVREALRALQNSGLVEGAGRLSLRVRRLGAREIAELYEVRAALEGQAVVAVLAAPDAAELVADLERRLPEAGAGASAAERFELDLGWHEALCRASGNATLVAMWSSIKDLMRITVLAAPEEAAAGLMARSHHQPIVDALKGGDPDVARRVLSAHMAAAATGLREQADDGARQEA